In Candidatus Manganitrophus morganii, the genomic window ATAGTCCAACGCTCTACCAGAGAGAAAAGAGGCCGGGTCAGCAGGAGCAGCCTACGGGGGAGCACATGTTTAATGGTATCGACGAAAAGGTCGCGAATATCAAGATAAAGTTTTGCCTTTTTACGTCTGGCGATCCAGGCCCCCAATGCGGCGGTCATCAACCGTGAGGAGGTCGCATAAACCAAGTCATATTGGCGAGATCCCACATGACGCTTCACTTCTTTGGCAAAGTATAAAAATGCCTTCGACTGATCGACCATGCCACTGCAATGACCTGGCAGCCTGATTCGACGAATTTCCAGACTGGGGTGCGTTTCGAGCTCAGAACATTCACTGCTGAAGGTACGATAGCGATTAGGCAACGTCGTGACCACTTCCACGTGCGCCCCTTCAGGCAGCTTCTCGGTCAAGGCTTTGATCAGTGCCGTCGTGCGAAAGGAGCCTGCCGACAAGTCGGGATTATAGTAGAAACTAAGCACCAAAACTCTCAAAGATCACCCCATTCAATTCGAGTCGTCAGATGGCGCCCGGTGAATTTTATCGCAATACAAATATTCGGTACGGACGTTCCAAACTTTGGGTGCCACTGAGACGCCACCCGCTCGACATTCTTTGCTCCCTGCACGCTAAAATTCACGGTTTTTGTTGGGGCCGACGGGAGTAAGAGTCGGTAACCTGAGAAATGGCTTCGATCGATGCGGACATCCGGATGAAGGTGAAAACGCGCTTCCGCTGTTTGGAAATCCCCTGTGATCCAGTCTTGAATCACCAGCGAGCGCGAGGTAAAATTCCAACTCCGCTGGTGGATGACGCCGTTTCGGATCCGTTTGTAGCCGTCATGACTTGCTTCGATCACCAGCGATTTGTCGTCTTCGGAAATGAGCGGCTTGTTGGGATATGCCCTGCGCGCCACACGAAACCCGCCCCATACCTCACTGGAGTCCTCGTCGTCTATGACCACCGTGTTATGCGCTGCGGTCCCTCGTTGGCGCAGCCTTTCAACTCCCTCCCCATACTGCGAAGTCCCTGAATTGACGAAGACCCGCTGGCCAAAAATGCTCAGCTCAAAACTAAGCGTATCTGCATGTCCGTGTCCGGGAAGATAATCAGGTCCGATCTCCGCCAGGTCCAGCAAGCAGACGCCGTCGCCAGGGAGGTCAACGCGATAGTAACCGGTGTTTTCCAGCCGGCGCAAGGAGACCTTCCCCTCACCCTGTAGGCTTCTCGGCAGCGCCGGCTCGACCTTACAGCCGAGGCGCTTGGCATAGGTTTTGATCGCTTCAAGGTCGGGAGCGATGCCAAAGGCGGCGTCGTTAAAAAAAGCAATGCGGCCATCGGGATGCGACATGGTTGCCAACCAGGAGAGGCCCCGGGCGACCCTTTCGCGCCAATCTGAAATTCGCTCTTTCAAATCTATGATCCCTGATCGCTCGGCGAGGTTTAACAGATCACAGAGATCGCCCAGTAAAATGGCGTGGTACATGGGAGATCGTTCAAAATGCCCTCCATCCGGAAGAAACTGCTCCGGAATCTCACGATCCAGAATTCGAAGCCCTTTGTTCAACCATTTTTGCGCCTCATCCCCTTCCAAAAAAGCACCGGCAAATATCATCGCCTTGGCGTTTGCCATCAGGTGGTTCCCGAGAATGTGGAACTCCAGCTGTTTATACAGGGCTTGCGCCTGCAGACCCAGGCTTTTCAGCCAAATCGGTTCAATCGCTTTTTGACGGGAAAACCACTTCACCAGATTCACAATCCGGAGAGAAAGTGGATAAGGCTCCCAGCCGCTCCCCGTCGCGGGCGGATTCTCCGCGATCCAGCGATCGACTAGATTTTTGTGCGCT contains:
- a CDS encoding heparinase II/III family protein yields the protein MSPHKILRLFHTVRHLKAEQVIYRLYYKFKTVRLTERGEYRQRGWPAAWSDPELLPTTMVGYNRFEFLGETGDIHDQEAWNDPKKSKLWLYNLHYMDDLNSVSAELRHEAHKNLVDRWIAENPPATGSGWEPYPLSLRIVNLVKWFSRQKAIEPIWLKSLGLQAQALYKQLEFHILGNHLMANAKAMIFAGAFLEGDEAQKWLNKGLRILDREIPEQFLPDGGHFERSPMYHAILLGDLCDLLNLAERSGIIDLKERISDWRERVARGLSWLATMSHPDGRIAFFNDAAFGIAPDLEAIKTYAKRLGCKVEPALPRSLQGEGKVSLRRLENTGYYRVDLPGDGVCLLDLAEIGPDYLPGHGHADTLSFELSIFGQRVFVNSGTSQYGEGVERLRQRGTAAHNTVVIDDEDSSEVWGGFRVARRAYPNKPLISEDDKSLVIEASHDGYKRIRNGVIHQRSWNFTSRSLVIQDWITGDFQTAEARFHLHPDVRIDRSHFSGYRLLLPSAPTKTVNFSVQGAKNVERVASQWHPKFGTSVPNICIAIKFTGRHLTTRIEWGDL